From a region of the Aquisalimonas asiatica genome:
- a CDS encoding gamma-glutamylcyclotransferase, translated as MSVDTIAINRQRGAFEEQASFWLFGYGSLLYKAGFPYLECRPATIRGWSRRFWQGSHDHRGTPDAPGRVATLVEEAGAVCTGMAYRVTPEVLEPLDVREKNGYLRFTTTLTFTDGGTDQGLVYIATEDNDAFLGPAPALDMAQHIARSAGPSGPNRDYLVGVAAALERLGAEDTHVATLMQALQEVEAGPETQRAGRLPARPGTA; from the coding sequence ATGAGCGTTGACACCATCGCCATCAACCGGCAACGGGGGGCGTTCGAAGAGCAGGCCAGTTTCTGGCTGTTCGGTTATGGCTCGCTGCTCTACAAGGCCGGCTTTCCGTACCTGGAGTGCCGGCCGGCGACCATCCGTGGCTGGTCACGCCGGTTCTGGCAGGGCTCTCACGACCACCGGGGCACGCCCGATGCGCCGGGACGGGTGGCGACGCTGGTGGAAGAGGCCGGTGCGGTGTGTACGGGCATGGCCTATCGCGTGACGCCGGAGGTGCTGGAGCCACTGGACGTCCGCGAGAAGAACGGCTATCTGCGGTTTACCACCACGCTTACCTTTACCGACGGCGGGACGGACCAAGGGCTGGTGTACATTGCCACCGAGGACAACGACGCGTTTCTCGGGCCTGCACCGGCGCTGGACATGGCGCAGCATATCGCACGATCTGCGGGGCCGAGCGGCCCGAACCGTGACTATCTGGTGGGGGTTGCCGCGGCGCTGGAGCGGCTCGGTGCGGAGGACACCCACGTGGCCACCCTGATGCAGGCGCTGCAGGAGGTGGAAGCCGGCCCTGAAACGCAACGGGCCGGACGGTTGCCCGCCCGGCCCGGCACAGCGTGA
- the bfr gene encoding bacterioferritin — protein sequence MKGDEKVIEYLNRALRSELTAVHQYTLNARLLEDWGLTKLSAKQEQETQEEMGHANRCIERILFLGGKPNVQDMDTVRVGGNVKEIMECDLAAESEAITLYREAMGHCESVRDYASRDLFGALLVDEEGHYDFLETQLDLIERLGIQNYEQSAMGSGQTE from the coding sequence ATGAAGGGCGACGAGAAAGTCATCGAGTACCTCAACCGCGCACTGCGCAGCGAGCTCACGGCCGTTCACCAGTACACGCTGAATGCGCGCCTGCTGGAAGACTGGGGCCTGACCAAGCTCTCCGCCAAGCAGGAGCAGGAGACCCAGGAAGAGATGGGGCACGCCAACCGCTGCATCGAGCGCATCCTGTTCCTGGGTGGCAAGCCGAACGTGCAGGACATGGACACGGTGCGCGTTGGTGGCAACGTCAAGGAGATCATGGAGTGCGACCTGGCCGCCGAATCCGAGGCCATCACGCTCTACCGCGAGGCCATGGGCCACTGCGAGTCAGTCAGGGACTACGCCAGCCGCGATCTGTTCGGCGCGCTGCTGGTCGACGAGGAAGGCCACTACGACTTTCTGGAAACCCAGCTCGATCTCATCGAGCGCCTGGGCATCCAGAACTACGAGCAGTCGGCCATGGGTAGCGGCCAGACCGAGTAA